In the Micromonospora narathiwatensis genome, one interval contains:
- a CDS encoding enolase C-terminal domain-like protein, which translates to MRLTAAVYRVPTDAPAGDGTLAWSSTTLTLVRAEADGHTGLGWTYGPAAVAPVVTELFAPLVTDLDPDDVPAVWTVMQRELRNAGRPGVAGLALSAADCAVWDLKARRHGLPLARLLGAARREVPVYGSGGFTTYDDERQHRQLAGWVHDQGIPRVKIKIGESWGTEVPRDLARMAAARRTIGDDTELYVDANGAYQRKQAVRVMRAAADLDVRWYEEPVSSDDLAGLGLVRDQVRPDVAAGEYGFDLVYFHRMAPYVDCLQIDVTRCGGITEFLRAAAVAAAAGLQVSAHCAPHQHLPVAAAVPNLRHLEWFHDHVRIESMFFDGAVPATGGGAAVPLDRPGNGLDLRAADAEPYRVG; encoded by the coding sequence ATGCGGCTGACCGCGGCGGTCTACCGGGTGCCCACCGACGCCCCGGCGGGCGACGGCACCCTCGCCTGGTCCAGCACCACCCTCACGCTCGTCCGGGCGGAGGCCGACGGGCACACCGGCCTCGGCTGGACCTACGGGCCGGCGGCCGTGGCGCCGGTGGTGACGGAGCTGTTCGCCCCGTTGGTGACCGACCTGGACCCGGACGACGTGCCGGCCGTCTGGACGGTCATGCAGCGCGAGCTGCGCAACGCCGGGCGGCCCGGGGTGGCCGGGCTGGCGCTGTCGGCCGCCGACTGCGCGGTCTGGGACCTCAAGGCCCGCCGGCACGGCCTACCGCTGGCCCGGCTGCTCGGCGCCGCCCGCCGGGAGGTGCCGGTCTACGGCAGCGGCGGCTTCACCACGTACGACGACGAGCGGCAGCACCGCCAGCTGGCCGGCTGGGTGCACGACCAGGGCATCCCCCGGGTGAAGATCAAGATAGGGGAGTCCTGGGGTACCGAGGTGCCGCGCGACCTGGCCCGGATGGCCGCCGCCCGACGGACCATCGGCGACGACACCGAGCTGTACGTCGACGCGAACGGCGCCTACCAGCGCAAACAGGCGGTCCGCGTGATGCGGGCCGCCGCCGACCTGGACGTGCGCTGGTACGAGGAGCCGGTCAGCTCCGACGACCTGGCCGGTCTCGGGCTGGTCCGGGACCAGGTCCGGCCGGACGTGGCGGCCGGCGAGTACGGCTTCGACCTGGTCTACTTCCACCGGATGGCCCCGTACGTCGACTGCCTCCAGATCGACGTGACGCGCTGCGGCGGCATCACCGAGTTCCTGCGCGCGGCGGCGGTGGCCGCCGCGGCCGGCCTGCAGGTGTCGGCGCACTGCGCGCCGCACCAGCACCTGCCGGTGGCCGCCGCGGTGCCGAACCTGCGCCACCTGGAGTGGTTCCACGACCACGTCCGGATCGAGTCGATGTTCTTCGACGGGGCGGTGCCGGCCACCGGGGGCGGTGCCGCGGTGCCGCTGGACCGGCCAGGCAACGGCCTCGACCTGCGGGCCGCCGACGCGGAGCCCTACCGGGTGGGGTGA